actttttaaaaaacaaaagttttaaaagcaGTTTTTCAAATGAGGTGATTCTTATAGTcagatatttttgttatgcaCCAGAAACATACAAGACATAGTACAAATGTATTCCTATATGTCTTTGCATAAACTTTTCTTTTCTACAAACATTTTGACATACATTTATCTTGTTATTGCTAAGGAACAGTGTATGTTtgaaaatataatgattattgatATGTAGTCAGTCTTTAATATTTACTCTTCTTTTTTCCAGGACTTTTTGAACTCGTTGAATCGACTAAACTTGATCCTGAGTaagtatttgtaaataaaaaggtGTCAATGAATTCCATGCGTATGTATGAAATAAAAAGAGACGTAACCTATAATATTCTTGAGTGAAATAAAAAGCTATTATCTGTGAAAAAACAAAAGCGTCTGCACTCAAAGTATTAAAATCGTAGTGTTGGGAACAGTAGTTCGGTAGGACCgaaacaattcaaatattatAGACAAATTTGTTTGTCAGGAGTCAGGATCCTTATATTTTTTCcattccactttgcgggtgcgagtgctgctttGTAGCGACATTAGCCTagtctttttcgaaatctacaagggtttattttacgtgcaagagaggttaagagcctgttgttcagtggttgtcgtttattgatcaTGTGGGTCTCGTTACTCGTTTTAATATAGATTAAATCGTTGGTTCTCCCGTTTGAAAGGCTTGAAATACAAAAGTAATTTTGGGGCTTGCTGTTcggccaaggcttcgtgttgaaagccgttctttttcttttttttacctatgctggtttacttttaacacattgtgactaagatggagagttgtctcattggcacatcgACATCTTATTTCTAAATTGATAATGTGCAGTGAACTACAGAGACATGCGAACATATAACGAAGTGAAATCAACTGCTTTGGAAATGTAAGTATTCCCTGTTCCTCACTATTAAACCCCATGCACCATCCTGTGTAGTCTAGTATTGATAAACACGGCAAATTTCAATCTGAAATCTGCTGTGGGAGCAGCACATATCAGATTGCTATGCCAGTCCGAAGTTTTTGCCCTTCTTGTTGGAACCCAAAGGATATCATCGAGGTGTAAAAACAAGGTAAACCATAGACTTAAACCATCCGACAGCAAAAACATATAACATGTTAAACATCTGTTTTGCTTTGAGGAATGTATAAATACTCAGTCAAGTCTGATCGAAATGGAAACGTTAATtccaaaacaatttaaaagaaacgGAGTGTCACGTTTCctttgtgtgaaaaaaaaactcTTGCAAAGGGGTATCTGTAGGTGGCCAAGTTCTCTCTATCATGCCCTATCAAACAATCCCCAACTTTCAAGTTCATGTCGCAGTCAAAATTCCATACCATACATCCGGCCGAACACTTTGgggaacctggttttatagctagctaaacctctcacatgtatgacagtcgtatcaaattccattatactatcaccgatgcgtgaacaaaacaaacagacacaataggtaaaaatgtcaaaaataggggtacagcagtcaacattgtgttatcatcttaatcactgtaaaaacaacaaatgtaacgaagaagcacaaaaaggcatacatcaaattaacatcctcattttgattatattatacgattttatttgtctatgtaaaatgcacccatcaaggaaggagggttttcagtactggtgtaaaattgcgtgtttgaaattcgcacaggtagacatgacataattttgtcgttcaaagtatgacgggatgcataaatacagtcacgcaaaaaagatataacaaaaactaacttcacagttaaagtaataataataaataaaataatagtgtggttcaaagtatgacgggatacataagtacagagtcacgtcaaatgtatatcacaaaaaaagtttgttaacagtaaaagtactgtaatattaataaataaaataattttgtcattcaaagtatgacaagatacataggtacagagtcacatcataaaataattttgtcgttcaaagtatgatgggatacatgagcacagagttacgtcaaaagatatctcaaaaaacagacttaacagtaaatgTAATATTAATAAAGGCAAATAAAAGAATGATagaacacgttattaagatgatgaacaacgtcagtacgcaaaatctatacttcaagaccatcgtgaagttgatacggaatatttatcaacaagttctgggtaccttccgatgaacttttttagaaaaaggacgagaacgagacgttctttgacatacccctggttcatcaactttctgctcagacactggtgacgttttacaaagtctgagtaggagctgcaagctcttgaataccgaattaGTTGGGAAATgaatattccatatgcaggtgaagttggtatattgctactgaggtgggagaaattgataatttcaaaatcaaaatcgtctcgtttgtcatagattctggttctcagatgactgtgtatgtcaaattcgaggtaaaagtctaaaaatgaggcggaggaagccgtgtctgttgtctctttaatttctagttctggtggatatactaatggaacccaatcagaaaagttcggattgttaatggaaagaacatcataaatatatctgaaagtgaaattaaataacctggcttctttgatcttcttgtttttgacaagtgtttgaaggaactccgattcatatgaaaacaagaagaggtcagcaaggagaggcgcgcagttctttcccataggaatgccgacaatttgttgaaaaagtctacctccaaactcaacaaatatgttgtcgataagaaactccagcatactgaccacttgttcttttgtgtagcatgttttacctttttgtttgtcaatattaacgaaatatgccttatgaaatcccaaagttataaatagcgtatgctaccatttttatgttgaaaggcattgtggattatttcttttaggcgatttttcaatttcacatggggaatggtggtatacagggttgaaaaatcaaaagttttgatagaactaatttcagaaatagaccgagatttaaaattgtctagaagttctttagaatttttaagaatccacatatggttaataccactacgcgagtaaacagtttcacagtatttctgaagaccctctttcactgcggataaaattttagtcaatctaatggacaattctttagtggaacatgaagatgagccagcaatataccgttgtttgtacggaattttatgaagctttggtatccaatacaaacaaggtaagtcctccaatttggtgttcaatgtaatgtttattgaagccatgaaggacttatgatttgctaaaatctcatccttgtcaaataatatgtctttgtatgtgggattacctgagtgctccttaatacccaattcttttacaagacattcgtagtaatacgatttacaaacaaagacaatattatttgaagctttgtccgcaggaacaacaacatacttatcatgaagagatgatagacatttcatggcctctttgtctctgaaaacggacttcggtcgatcgttcacacagtttttcaacttgtgaatgcgacgttttatcagatagttttaacccattctgacaaagtgtctaGTTAAACttcttctcgcttagcccatgctctggcgtagtcctcaatggaatccataattattttgaagttatggttccaattaaTGTGTTGAggtctctaaacttaggaccatgagaaatcacctttcggagattttcatgtaaaattatgtttagatctccagttataacatgaccagaggggctgtaattataaggtgagtgggaacagtcacatgtcggaTGGTTTTTTAAGTATTGTTCTAagtcaaggtcctgcaatgcttgtttatagttaaatattttaggtgcaatggttttggtgtaactgtaggatacaataggaacagattgattttgaaaataaataggaattttagatgttacctccttgtgatgtagaacgttgccgatattgattgcatcaattcctctattggcaaAATCAACAGGAAGGAATTTCCTCTTTTTGTCGGGATCAACTACGTTCTTAGTAGTTTCTTAGTCAAGGGAATGGTCGTATTTCACACAAGTCTACAAGCAgcaaataaaattgacaatggaaataaggaatgtgtcaaaaggacaaaacccgaccaaagagcagaaaacagcagaagatTAACAATGGGTCtccaacacagcaagaaaattaCGCACCCGGAGTCGGGCTTCGGCTGGCACTAAAACACCGACAAGGGATGCATACTATAAGAAACATCTACATTTTAGAAATTGATATTCAAATTATTagagatatatttaataaaatataaaaaccaaaaataattacCAAGAGATGTATTACTAATATGATACAATATTAGGGACATTTATGCTGTTTTactatttgaaattgtttttcgTATTTTGGTACCAATAAAATAAAGTAGTCTCCATTCTTTTTATAAGCAACACAAACTAATCTTTAAAAGACATTAGATCGGTCTATTGAAAGCATCGTCCGATTTCATACTAAGTGTAAATGTACTAAATGCATGTATATACGGTAACTACAGACGGCCTTTATCAAAAGACACTGAAATGTCGTCTAGTAGTTTTATTAATAATCTATAATTTAATTCGAATACTAGTAtgcaaacaattgttttttttattattttgataatcatgaaataatttcatttaaattgattttttcagTGCTggtttgaaatattatattattggCGGAACCGTCTTGGGAATATTCCTAGCCATTGTTGTGATTTCATTGTTTGTACTCTGTTGGTGCTGTAGATTACAGAAGCCTAAAGAGGATATGACAGAATTGAAGACACTAGATGTACGCTCACGTTTTAGTGAGGCAACAACACCAAAACACGCTGTCATTGCAAGTAAGCCATTATCATTTCTGTAACTTTTATGGTGTGTTTGATTGAATAATCTATGTTTAACAGCACTTTCGGCGTTATAATCTATTTCTAGTGGAAGGAAATCGCTTGCTTGGAGAAAATAACTGACCGTCTGCAGGACACTAACAATCCTAGTATATTAAAGTTGGATCTGAACGTGCTGCCACGTGCGGGGTTCCAATTCCCAGTGTATTTcactttaaaaaatttaattttgtcttAAATCTTTTGCAAACATTATTATCTTAGAAAAAACAACATCAGACCGCTTAAAGATTTGTTTGGAAAACTGTACATGAATTTAGGATTGTCATTTTAccatcttttttttcaatttcgaaGAACCcgtatgaatataaaaatatggGAAATTAGGAAAAAATTATAGACTTCATACcattttattatcaaaaaatatattaacTTTAATATGCATGTGTGTTTTAGGTATGGCACCTCGCAGGGACTTCATGAAGAAAGGAGACGATCCATTACCTTATAAAAAGAAACCCAGACTTTTAAGAAGAGAAGAAAGTTATGTCTAACAGTTTTTAATGACTCAAAGGggattttcattgaaaaatataaatttacgcagacttaaaataaatttcattaaaggTTAATGCGTTGTTGATTGAAATCTGATTCATTCAGTTGAGGCTTAAGCTAGCAATGAGCTAGACACGAAAAAGACGACGTGGATACTTTTTACATAATGAATTGAAGCTGTGAGGTTGCTGTTACAAAATAGAATTAAACAAGAaggtgtccatagtacacggattccacactcgcactatcattttctatgttcaattgACCGTGATATTGTGGtccaaacaataattaaaaatagaaaatgcataataaaggcaacatgtatactaagtttcaaattaattggacttcaacttcatcaaaaactactttgaccaaaaactttaacaaacaGACGGGCGGGCGGACTGGATCACCCTCCGCCATATTCGACACCGAAATAACACAAGTGTCCTAACAAACAACACAatattgctgggtcttctaaATGCTCAACGAAACCTCTTTCATTAGTTTTAACATCAATGCTATATGCTAACGATACTAGTATcttgacattgcacaaggtcatgtttttctctgactgtttatgatgtctttacactaaatccactGGATGTTTTTGTGTAcgaattgataatttagtcttcgatgcatgatattttttttagatgttagtggctttgaacagGTTGTCAGATAACTgatagtactctcagatctgtacctagtgtctttttgttgttgggatgtacaagtacccggccacatccacttgtatttttgtccaggctgatgagttaaacctttttcaactgatttttatagttcgttcttatgttgtactgttataccactgtcccaggttaaaggAGGGTTGGcatcccgctaacatatttaatcccgccacattctgtatgtacatgcatgtacctgtcctaagtcatgagcctgtaattcagtggttgtcgtttgtatatgtgttacatatttgtttttcgttcattttttgtacataaataaggccgttagttttctcgtttgaattgttttatattgtcatttcggggccttttatagctgacaatgcggtatgggctttgctcattgttgaaggccgtatggtgacctataattgttcatttctgtgtcattttggtctcttgtggagagttgtgtcattggcaaacataccacatctttttttttataagccttttataaactgatttttatagttcgttctgatgttgtactgtcataccactgtcccaagttaggggagggttgagatcccgctaacatgtttaaccccgccatattctgtatgtttgtgcctgtcccaagtcaggagcctgaaattcattggttgtcgtttttttatgtgttttatatatgtttttcgttcttttttgtacataaataaggccgttagttttgtcgtttgaattgttttacattgtcatttcggggccttttatagctgactatgcggtatggactttgctcattgttggaggttacctataattgttaatttctgtgtcatttttggtctcttggaatcataccacatcttctttttttattcatacGCAATCATAGAGGACTTTAGAATAAACGTGAAACGACCTACTCTAGGATTGATGTAAGTCAGATGTAGATACTAAAatatttcaaagatcttttagagtacatacagtATAAATCGCTTTACACAGGTACTCGTAATTCCAAActtaaaagacaaatatacagaattggtcctgctttgtttcataaaaaataaggGCCAACGAAGATACATGTTTATGGAGTGATAAATTGTACGTTGTAAAAAGAAAACACTCTGATTTAAGGAAAACTTTTTCTCAACCGATATTACTATtaaagatgcatgattttttaataGGCGTCATATTTGCTAAGTTTTTGGGGAGCGTGTTTTTCAACTAACAATCAACATTCTAATTGGAACCAATTGTGCTCCTTTCTTGTCGGgttttcctttattcatatagTTATAGAAAAATAAGACCAATTAtcagttcattttttatttctctGTTCCACTTATTCCTACATCGTAGTATCCAATTTAAAAACACACTTACATCATACTTAATTACAGTGCATAATGAGTATATTTTTTAGTGATTAACATGTGGCAAATGCGCTAATATGATTTGGCGCATACAACTTAGTCTACATTTTTAGGTAAACTCGAAAATTACTTTATTTCAAATAGATGAGCTATGTCCTGGCCTCCAGTTGGATTGTCCATTGTTCACAAATATGACGACAGTCTGATTGaggcaaaaaaaaatgaactagaCAAAAACGATTAATGTAAAAAGtgaagagaaaaaaatgaaagaaatcatGGGTAAATATCCATCCAACACATGTTACATTGGATCTGGTATAACTTCGTTTGTAAATTTCTGGTCTCCCAGGTAAATATTGTCCTCACATTGTCTGAATTTTCTTGTTTCTCTCCAGAAACACTCTTCGCCATTATGAAAACATATGCCATCGTCATGGTAACAATCAAACATAATTCCAAATTCCCACTCGCATGTGTTGTTGCTGTCCAGTTGTCCACATTGTCCTTCCCGGCAGAAAGAAAACTAATAAAATATAAACTGGTAATTAAAACatgaacatagaaaaaatatatgaatgcATTTTAAGTGTCCATTTTATAAATTGCCAACCAAATtaagaaaaatagtattgatacgAGCTCTGCTGAAATTCCGTCCTTAAAATAACATTAATAGTAAAACACACTGatctttctgttttgtttataaaacaaattgaatttgTAAGATTTGAAATGTATTAGTTAGAATATTTATTCTAGTGTTCGTTTTATTTAGCCTTTGGACATTTAGTATAAGGAATCATATGTTTAATTGTAAGCAGATATCATGGTTTACACTATGACCATATTGATAGCCAGATAAGATCTATTCAGCATTCTATATCTTTATGATTGGCACTTTCCAAACATTTTTTCTGGACCTTTGACGGATGACAATTACACGAAGTGCAAACAGCTGGGCTACAGTGTTTGAAACTACATATCAATCAAATTTCACAGCTACTTTCTAAACTGCATTTTCCACCTCTTTCGTTTTACCAATGGCAAAATTCGAAATGAATCAAGTTTAAAAATtgcctttaaaatattttgtcataCCGGTGCCTTCCCTAGCTAAACTAAACGTTatgttcatttttgaaggctgaaCGGTGACTAGCTATTCCATCTTTTGGATACTGTAGTTTCAAAGTAGAATTGCTAATGGTAATATATGTATCAGTactgataaaaatatattaatatgagGTCGGCACGAATACTGCCATGAATATTACAGACAATAATATATATAGACTTACATTGTACCTCGCGAGTCAGTCCCTTTCGACCTCAGTCTCTTTAGACTTACCTTAATCAATAGAGACTTACCTTAAGCAGTAGAGACTTACCTCACACTGACATCCAGAATCATATTTAAATCTTAGACCATTTTTTTGTGCCTTTGTCAGATTGTGGTATGGTTTTACCCATTCACAGATAGATGTGTATAGATTATCATCCATTATCGTTcctgaatgaaatgaaaaaaaaaaaaaaaggattaccAATGTTGCTCTATTAATATTCCATTATTTTGAGAGGTAAACCAAGAAACAAAATGCAATAAAGACCCCTCAATAAATAATGACGATATCGCAATCAAAAGGCAATGATATAGCACGTTTTCTGCTGTTGTTCTAATAAAAGATGTTATTGTGGAAATCTCCAATAATGCATAAatatcatacagtaaaaaaaacACCCTAAGACCCCGTTTACTCTGACAAAAAAGATCGATCTTTACTAAAATCGATCTTTTTAAGATTGATCCTTGGTCTAGTGTAAACGGGTAAGATCGATTTTCAATCGGACTTAAAAAGTCTACCTCTAGAGGTGGTTTaaaaagatcgatcttatttgaatcgatcttttttttgtgtaaacGCTTTGATCGATCGCGATCGATCTTTTTTTCAGGTGAATGTTAtattttcatatgaaaataaaggtCAGAccggttctttttatgttgtagtgtaaacgcactggattaaataagatcgatctcgATCGATCTTGCTTGTGCAATGTAAACGCGAACTggtctttttaagatcgattcaatTTCGTTGCCAGTGTAAACGGGATAAATTTCAAAGAATTACTTGCCTGTAATGACATAGTTTACATCCATTTCTAACTCTCCAACCCCACTCCCAGATGTTGAAGAAATAATCATCGTCTTCGTTGCATTTTCATACTCTGGTCCTGCCTAAAAGATGAAAACAGTTCCATAAAGGAACATTGGTATATTCGAATCACGCATGCAGATATTAGTTATaatattactgttaatgttttgCGTCAAATACATACACATGAGTTTTCCCGCGTCCCATGCGAAAAAGCTTGGTATTTTCCTCTGTCGAAAGTTTTGCGCGAAGTTATTGATAGTCTCTATAAAACATGAAGGATGAGATTTACATTCTGTAATTTGATAGCCTTATTACAGGTTGTCGTTATTCAAGACgggaataaaaatatttcattatttgaccATATTTGTCTGTTTTCAATAAGAAGGCCTTATTAGATAAAACATATAACTTCCCTTCTTGATATCTCCGACAATTGAAGTCAAAGTACGGTATGAAGCCCCTTCAACATCATTTAGACGTATAGAACAGACATGCttatatttaaatttatgaaaccaatgacacaaataaatgtattgtGCTATACGTT
This sequence is a window from Mytilus edulis chromosome 1, xbMytEdul2.2, whole genome shotgun sequence. Protein-coding genes within it:
- the LOC139513533 gene encoding uncharacterized protein, which encodes MASRSLLILISVVTIGLFELVESTKLDPDAGLKYYIIGGTVLGIFLAIVVISLFVLCWCCRLQKPKEDMTELKTLDVRSRFSEATTPKHAVIASMAPRRDFMKKGDDPLPYKKKPRLLRREESYV
- the LOC139484731 gene encoding metalloproteinase inhibitor 3-like; its protein translation is MAIHYIVNIKKVFKAGPEYENATKTMIISSTSGSGVGELEMDVNYVITGTIMDDNLYTSICEWVKPYHNLTKAQKNGLRFKYDSGCQCEFSFCREGQCGQLDSNNTCEWEFGIMFDCYHDDGICFHNGEECFWRETRKFRQCEDNIYLGDQKFTNEVIPDPM